The Oncorhynchus masou masou isolate Uvic2021 chromosome 25, UVic_Omas_1.1, whole genome shotgun sequence DNA window GCGTgcagccccagatcgagggagattatcagtggtcttgtatgtcttccaattCCTAATACTTTCTCCcaaagttgatttcttcaaaccaagctgcttacctattgcagattcagtcttcccagcctggtgcattTCTACAGTTTcatttctggtgtcctttgacagctctttggtcttggccatggtggagtttggagtgtgactgtttgaggttgtggacaggtgtattttatactgataacaagttcaaacaggtgccattaatacaggtaacgagtagaggacagaggagcctcttaaagaagaagtttaAGAAGagggtctgtgagagccagaaatcttacttgtctgtaggtgaccaaatgcttatcttccaccataatttacaatgtgattttctggattttttttctcattttgtttgtcatagttgaattgtacctatgatgaaaattaaaggcctctctctcctttttaagtgggaggacttgcacaattggtggctgactaaatactttttccacccactgtatatattttgtcccgtgacacttgtggggggtcgtagagcaaaacggagaacaccatctccgtcccacagggcggcacacaattggcccagcgtcatccgcatttgtccggggtaggcagtcattgtaaatatgttAATTAGCTACCTCTAGGTGGATTGAAACGCAGCCCATGGGGAAATAACAGATACCTCTAGGTGGATTGAAACGCAGCCCATGGGGAAATAACAGATACCTCTAGGTGGATTGAAACGCAGCCCATGGGGAAATAACAGATACCTCTAGGTAGGTTGAAACGCAGCCCATGGGGAAATAACAGATATCTCTAGGTAGGTTGAAACGCAGCCCATGAGGAAATAACAGATATCTCTAGGTAGGTGGACACTGAAACGCAGCCAAACATTGGGAAATAACAGATATCTCTAGGTAGGTTGAAAAGAGTATAATCAGCCCATTGGGAAATAACAGATATCTCTAGGTAGGCAGAGGAATTGAAACGCAGCCTCATTGGGAAAAAACAAATATCTCCAGGTGGATTGAAACGCAGCCCATGGGGAAATAACAGATACCTCTAGGTGGATTGAAACGCAGCCCATGGGGAAATAACAGATACCTTAgatttgtgacgaagtttgcccagaaaaaggcaactcttttttaaatgtgagtctggtGGATTGAAACGCAGCCCATGGGGAAATAACAGATACCTCTAGGTGTATTGAAACGCAGCCCATGGGGAAATAACAGATACCTCTAGGTGGATTGAAACGCAGCCCATTGGGAAATAACAGATACCTCTAGGTGGATTGAAACGCAGCCCATGGGGAAATAACAGATACCTCTAGGTGGATTGAAACGCAGCCCATGGGGAAATAACAGATACCTCTAGGTGGATTGAAACGCAGCCCATGGGGAAATAACAGATACCTCTAGGTGGATTGAAACGCAGCCCATGGGGAAATAACAGATACCTCTAGGTGGATTGAAACACAGCCCATGGGGAAATAACAGATACCTCTAGGTGGATTGAAACGCAGCCCATGGGGAAATAACAGATACCTCTAGGTGGATTGAAACGCAGCCCATGGGGAAATAACAGATATCTTTAGGTGGATTGAAACGCAGCCCATTGGGAAATAACAGATATCTCTAGGTGGATTGAAACGCAGCCCATGGGGAAATAACAGATATCTCCAGGTGGATTGAAACGCAGCCCATGGGGAAATAACAGATACTCTAGGTGTATTGAAACGCAGCCCATGGGGAAATAACAGATATCTTTAGGTGGATTGAAACGCAGCCCATTGGGAAATAACAGATATCTCTAGGTGGATTGAAACGCAGCCCATGGGGAAATAACAGATACCTCTAGGTGGATTGAAACGCAGCCCATGGGGAAATAACAGATACCTCTAGGTGGATTGAAACGCAGCCCATGGGGAAATAACAGATACCTCTAGGTGGATTGAAACGCAGCCCATTGGGAAATAACAGATACCTCTAGGTGGATTGAAACGCAGCCCATGGGGAAATAACAGATATCTCTAGGTGGATTGAAACGCAGCCCATGGGGAAATAACAGATACCTCTAGGTGGATTGAAACGCAGCCCATTGGGAAATAACAGATACCTCTAGGTGGATTGAAACGCAGCCCATGGGGAAATAACAGATACCTCTAGGTGTATTGAAACGCAGCCCATGGGGAAATAACAGATACCTCTAGGTGGATTGAAACGCAGCCCATTGGGAAATAACAGATACCTCTAGGTGGATTGAAACGCAGCCCATGGGGAAATAACAGATACCTCTAGGTGGATTGAAACGCAGCCCATTGGGAAATAACAGATATCTTTAGTTGGATTGAAACGCAGCCCATTGGGAAATAACAGATATCTTTAGGTGGATTGAAACGCAGTCCATTGGGAAATAACAGATATCTCTAGGTGGATTGAAACGCAGCCCATTGGGAAATAACAGATACCTCTAAGTGGATTGAAACGCATCCCATGGGGAAATAACAGATATCTCCAGGTGGATTGAAACGCAGCCCATGGGGAAATAACAGATACCTCTAGGTGGATTGAAACGCAGCCCATTGGGAAATAACAGATATCTTTAGGTGGATTGAAACGCAGCCCATTGGGAAATAACAGATATCTCTAGGTGGATTGAAACGCAGCCCATTGGAAAATAACAGATACCTCTAGGTGGATTGAAACGCAGCCCATGGGGAAATAACAGATACCTCTAGGTGGATTGAAACGCAGCCCATTGGGAAATAACAGATATCTCTAGGTTAAATTTACAGATTTAGATTttattattatgttacttagatagACTCTTAAGGCTTGCCTTCAACCCGCAACGGATTGAATCGTGGCCTCAGGATGACTGTGTGTAATGTCATCCACATATAGACATCTAATTGAACAGCATTCCCAGAGAGACAATACTCACTAGATGTGCAGGGTCGGTGGTTCCTAGATGGACTCCTTTCTGACACAGACTCCTCAGCACACAGACTCCTACAAACAACAAGACAATGGTAATGAGTAGTGGGCCCCCTAGTGGTTGCATATGGAAGTGCATTAAGCATTCAGCCATACTGTCAACTTGCTTAAGACCAGTTCACATCCTAAATGGaacctattccctctatagtgcactgccCTTGACCAGAAACCTATGGCCCTCCTCTAAAGTAGTGCAGAGGAAAATGGGTACCATTTAAGACATAGAAAGTACCTTGGCTCttgtacagagagacagacagacagaccgagggACAGAGACCGAGAAACAGAGACCGAGAAACAGAGACCGAGACACCGAGACCGAGAAACAGAGACCGAGAAACAGAGACCGAGAAACAGAGACCGAGAAACAGAGACCGAGAAACAGAGACCGAGAAACAGAGACCGAGAAACAGAGACCGAGAAACAGAGACCGAGAAAcagagaccgagaccgagagaccgagaaacagagaccgagagatgagaaacagagaccgagaccgagagaccgagaaacagagaccgagagatgagaaacagagaccgagagaccgagaaacagagaccgagaaacagagaccgagaaacagagaccgagaaacagagaccgagaccgagagaccgagaaacagagagatcgagaaacagagacagacagagaaacagagaccgacagagaaacagagaccgacaaacagagacagacagagaaacagagacagacagagaaacagagacagacagagaaacagagacagacagagaaacagagacagacagagaaacagagacagacagagaaacagagacagacagagaaacagagacagacagagaaacagagacagagaaacagagacagacagagaaacagacagagaaacagagaccgagacacagagaccgagacacagagaccgagacacagagaccgagacacagagaaacagagaccgagagaccgagagaccgagaaacagagacagagagaccgagaaacagagacagagagaccgagaaacagagacagagagaccgagaaacagagacagagagaccgagacagacagagaaacagagacagacagagaaacagagacagacagagaaacagagacagacagagaaacagaccgaGAAACAGAGACCGAGAccgagaaacagagaaacagagaccgagagaccgagaaacagagaccgagaaacagagacccagagaaacagagacagacagagaaacagagacagacagagaaacagagacagacagagaaacagagacagacagagaaacagagacagacagagaaacagagacagacagagaaacagagacagacagagaaacagagagacagagaaacagacagagagacagagagacagagaaacagagagacagagaaacagacagagaaacagagagacagagaaacagagagacagagaaacagacagaaacagaccgaccttctctcctgttctgtccgtACTTGGTCTCCCACTGGTTGAGCAGGATGTTGAGGTAGCGTGGTTGTTTGAAGAAGCGCAGGTACCgtgaggaggagtgagaggggaagaCGCGTTCAAACTCTCCCTTCCTGCTCAGCTCGTCCTCCGTCTCAGCCAGAACACGTACGTCCTCTGGAGTCAGAACGTCCAGGATGGAGGAGAACAAgtcctacagagacagaggagggggttGGTTATACTTTATACTACAGATTCATTTCACAGGCAGGTACATCAATATCGTGTTATAAAGCTGGTGTGTCTCTCATCCTCACTGTACAACACGGAGGTTCTGACTGAGAAATAGGGGGTGGAACGACCCTCCCAAGATGGACTCCTCAGTGGGGAAGTCAGAGATGGAGATGACGCCAGAGTTAACAAGTTGTGACGTTTCATCACTGGCCTTGAACCATTTCAACGAAAAGATTTTAAACTCATCAATGTGGATAATAATGTAGCTAGTTTGACCATATTGTCAACGTTAAGCAAACTTATTCACTTTATTTTTTAGCAATGTTAGCTAGCTCATCTATCTAGCTAAAACCTTCCTGGTTGAATAATTATGCAGACTTTAAAAGCACTTGAGGCCTCCCGAGtgtcgcagtggtctaaggcactgcatcgcagtgctggcTGTGTCTCGAGTGATTCTGGGTTCAAGTCCCGGCTCTGTCACAGCCAGCCGCGACCCGTAGACCCATgagacggcgcacaattggcccagcgtcgtccgggttaggcccagcgtcgtccgggttaggcccagcgtcgtccgggttaggcccagcgtcgtccgggttaggcccagcgtcgtccgggttaggggagggtttggcccagcgtcgtccgggttaggcccagcgtcgtccggattaggggatggtttggcccagcgtcgtccgggttaggggagggtttggcccagtgtcatccgggttaggggagggtttggcccagcgtcgtccgggttagaggagggtttggcccagtgtcTTCCGGGTTAGGccaagcatcgtccgggttaggggagggtttggcccagcgtcgtcccggttaggggagggtttggcccagcatcgtctggttttggcccagcgtcgtcctgtttaggggagggtttggccaagCGTCGtcggggtcaggggagggtttggcccagcgtcgtcccggttaggggagggtttggcgcAGCATCGTCccgtttaggggagggtttggcccagcatcgtctggttttggcccagtgtcgtccgggttaggggagggtttggcccagcgtcgtccgggttaggcccagcgtcgtccgggttaggcccaGCAGCGTCCGGGTTAGGCCCAGCAGCGTCCGGGTTAGGCCCAGCAGCGTCTGGGTTAGGCCCAGCAGCGTCCGGGTTAGGCCCAGCAGCGTCCGGGTTAAGCCCAGCGTCGTcccggttaggggagggtttggcccagcgtcgtcggggtcaggggagggtttggcccagcgtcgtcccggttaggggagggtttggcccagcgtcgtcccggttaggggagggtttggcccagcgtcgtcccggttaggggagggtttggcccagcgtcgtccggggttaAGGGAGGGtctggccggcagggatgttcttgtcccctcgcgctctagcgactcctgtggtgggccgggcgcaatgcacgctgacacgggcGCCAGTTATAcggcgtttcctccgacacattggtgtccTTGCTTCAGCGATGGGCCAAGACTAAATACCAACTGGATAGCacgaaattgggaagaaaaatggtataaaaataataataataaaaacaatcATTATGTTGGGACTTACGACTTCATAAGGGGATTTGAACACAATCATGGCGGGACTTACGACTTCCTGTCTGGGAAACTTCCCAGTAGTTCCTTGGCTCTTCAGGCGGCTGCATGACTGTACCTGATCTGCGAAGCGCTGGCTCAGGTAGAAGGCCCGCTTGACTTTCTCATCAGTTGAAATCTCGGGTCTGGATCTCTCCCGTGTCCCTCCACACAGACTACACAGCAGAATTCAACCCGTTATGACCAATCCATACAGCAGAAACAGCAAGGCATCAATGAACAACTCTGAAATGACTTTTGTTCACGGATGATGTTGATTTGAGCCCAGAGTGTGAAAGAGACAGACCCTGCCGGCCCCAATTCACTCATTCGCCCTCGAACCCTTCAATGTTCGTACGTCTGTCAAATTAAAGAAAAGGGTGAAAAGCTCAATCGttacactgtctataccaatcCAGACCCTTCAGATTACACCGTTTATACCAATCCAGACCCTTCAGATTACACCGTCTATACCAATCCAGACCCTTCAGATTACACCGTCTATACCAATCCAGACCCTTCAGATTACACTGTCTAATCCAGACCCTTCAGATTACACCAATCCAGACCCTTCAGATTACACCGTCTAAACCAATCCAGACCCTTCAGATTACACCGTCTATACCAATCCAGACCCTTCAGATTACACCGTCTATACCAATCCAGACCCTTCAGATTACACCGTCTATACCAATCCAGACCCTTCAGATTACACCGTCTATACCAATCCAGACCCTTCAGATTACACCGTCTATACCAATCCAGACCCTTCAGATTACACCGTCTATACCAATCCAGACCCTTCAGATTACACCGTCTATACCAATCCAGACCCTTCAGATTACACCGTCTATACCAATCCAGACCCTTCAGATTACACCGTCTATACCAATCCAGACCCTTCAGATTACACCGTCTATACCAATCCAGACCCTTCAGATTACACCGTCTATACCAATCCAGACCCTTCAGATTACACCGTCTATACCAATCCAGACCCTTCAGATTACACCGTCTATACCAATCCAGACCCTTCAGATTACACCGTCTATACCAATCCAGACCCTTCAGAttacactgtctataccaatccagacccttcagattacactgtctataccaatccagacccttcagattacactgtctataccaatccagacccttcagattacactgtctataccaatcAAGACCCTTCAGATTTGACATTGAAGGATTAGGGCCAAGGAGCTAAACCGGCTTTGGTCTTTGTGTCTGAGGACTTTAGTCCAGTGTTTATTAAGGGGTCCTAACACTACACCCTGGGGGTGGAATCATTATCCCAAACGCAATCCGTTTGCTCCAAACAGAAAACGTTGCGCAACGGAAACCATTTGCTCCAAACAGAAAACGTTGCGCAACGGAAACCATTTCTATTTGACAAATTCAGTTTCCGTTTGGTTCCGAGTGAAGAAAAGAAACGGATTCCACTAATCAATGGTTTTGATGAGTTCATTAGTGGTGCCAGGTGAAAGGTGTCTACATTTAGGTCCCCAGGAGCATAATTAAGGAAACACTGTCTAAAAGATATGGTGGAAGCCAGCATATAACCCTCTCTACATACCTGCTGGCAGAGCTGCTGGCGGAGGGAAgcacctcttctctctgaggcAGAAGGAAACCCGCCAGGTTCAACACATCTCTGATCATCTGGCCCTTAATGGCCACGTCCAGAGCGGTGctggagtggaggctgttaggagagagcgAGGTTAGGAGAGAGCAAGGTCAGGAAGACAGTACTGGCACCGTCGGTGAGAGGCACCGGCCAGGACTATAAATTGTGCTAGTACTTGGGTTGCAAAAACTCCCAAAACGACCCGTTTTTTTCAGATACAGTTGGAGGGTTTCTGGATTCAGCAGGAAATAGAATACCTGGTTCAACGAACACCCGTCTCTCCCAACCCAACCCTTAGACAGAGAACACCTGTCTTCTCCAACCCACCCTTAGACAGAGAACACCCGTCTTCTCCAACCCACCCTTAGACAGAGAACACCTGTCTTCTCCAACCCACCCTTAGACAGAGAACACCTGTCTTCTCCAACCCACCCTTAGACAGAGAACACCAGTCTTCTCCAACACCCCTC harbors:
- the LOC135513657 gene encoding tubulin monoglutamylase TTLL4-like; protein product: MIRSDPFVMGGSCHELFGFDICKPQALGSVNISPSCHELFGFDIMLDENLKPWVLEVNISPSLHSSTALDVAIKGQMIRDVLNLAGFLLPQREEVLPSASSSASSLCGGTRERSRPEISTDEKVKRAFYLSQRFADQDLFSSILDVLTPEDVRVLAETEDELSRKGEFERVFPSHSSSRYLRFFKQPRYLNILLNQWETKYGQNRREGVCVLRSLCQKGVHLGTTDPAHLWSKSTYVPKSDHPRQEPRRSSVVVSHRSRPQPDQEEYCFSQEVTTSLLGSSSPSLATESTASVPPRDEEFQD